The Vibrio agarivorans genome window below encodes:
- a CDS encoding NAD-dependent succinate-semialdehyde dehydrogenase, translating to MTEIMNLELSDNQLLKPFSYINGSWHSSEAQLAVTNPANGKVIANIANAGVIETELAVRSAKKALKHWSSQTAIQRSAVLKKWHQLMLEHQNDLAKILTLEQGKPLAEAKGEILYGAAFIEWFAEEAKRAYGDTIPSPSTDKRIVVIKQPVGVVGAITPWNFPNAMITRKAGAALAAGCTFVVRPATQTPLSALAVAELAERAGIPAGVFNVVVGSDSRGMGKVLTQHPDIAKFTFTGSTVVGKALINQCSSTVKKVSMELGGNAPFIVFDDAEIDAAVAGAVASKYRNAGQTCICTNRILVQSGIAETFTSKFVEAVSKLKVGEGISPDTDIGPLINVDAVSDVETLVNNSVSVGAKVVLGGERTPDSNNFYLPTVLTNVTKDMPVARNEIFGPVSPIITFDSEEDAIEIANDTEYGLAAYFYSRDIGRIWRVGESLEYGMVGINDSAISNVSAPFGGVKQSGFGREGSKYGLDEYMEIKYLCMGGL from the coding sequence ATGACTGAGATCATGAACCTAGAGTTATCAGATAATCAATTACTTAAACCGTTTTCCTATATCAACGGCAGCTGGCATTCTAGTGAAGCTCAATTGGCAGTAACTAACCCGGCTAATGGTAAAGTCATTGCCAATATTGCGAACGCGGGTGTAATAGAAACAGAGCTTGCTGTTCGTTCAGCAAAAAAAGCACTAAAGCATTGGTCGTCTCAGACCGCGATACAGCGTTCTGCGGTGCTAAAAAAATGGCACCAGCTGATGCTAGAGCATCAAAACGACCTAGCAAAAATTCTCACTCTTGAGCAAGGTAAACCGCTTGCTGAAGCCAAAGGAGAAATACTCTACGGTGCTGCATTCATTGAATGGTTCGCGGAAGAAGCTAAACGAGCCTATGGCGATACTATCCCTTCTCCTTCTACAGATAAACGAATCGTTGTTATCAAGCAGCCTGTAGGCGTGGTTGGAGCAATTACACCTTGGAACTTCCCTAACGCGATGATCACCCGAAAAGCTGGTGCAGCACTCGCGGCCGGCTGTACTTTTGTTGTTCGCCCTGCCACGCAGACACCGCTTTCTGCACTTGCAGTTGCAGAACTTGCCGAAAGAGCCGGCATCCCTGCAGGCGTATTCAACGTCGTTGTCGGTAGTGATTCTAGAGGGATGGGAAAAGTGCTCACGCAACATCCTGATATTGCCAAATTTACCTTCACAGGCTCAACAGTCGTCGGCAAAGCACTGATTAATCAGTGCAGTAGCACCGTCAAAAAAGTCTCAATGGAACTTGGTGGCAATGCCCCATTCATTGTATTTGATGATGCAGAGATTGATGCTGCGGTTGCCGGTGCTGTAGCCTCAAAATATCGAAATGCGGGCCAAACCTGTATCTGCACCAATCGTATTTTGGTGCAAAGCGGAATTGCAGAAACCTTCACCAGTAAATTTGTTGAAGCAGTATCTAAGCTCAAAGTTGGCGAAGGGATCTCACCAGACACGGATATTGGCCCTCTCATTAACGTAGATGCGGTGAGCGATGTTGAGACACTAGTGAATAACTCAGTCTCGGTTGGTGCAAAAGTTGTGTTGGGTGGAGAACGAACTCCCGACAGCAATAACTTCTATCTTCCAACAGTATTGACCAATGTGACTAAAGATATGCCAGTCGCACGCAACGAAATCTTTGGTCCTGTATCACCCATCATCACTTTCGATAGTGAAGAGGATGCGATTGAAATAGCCAATGACACGGAATATGGATTAGCGGCCTATTTCTACAGCCGCGACATTGGTCGTATTTGGCGAGTGGGTGAATCATTGGAGTACGGCATGGTAGGTATCAACGATAGTGCTATTTCAAATGTATCGGCTCCATTTGGTGGAGTAAAACAGTCCGGGTTTGGGCGTGAAGGGTCGAAATATGGGCTTGATGAATATATGGAAATCAAATATTTGTGTATGGGCGGGTTATAA